In one Pseudomonas hydrolytica genomic region, the following are encoded:
- a CDS encoding alpha/beta hydrolase family protein: protein MKHTAYRLFKKPFFGRFMKPWRWPEQVDAARWQRLALTSESGASLAALLGEAHAGQVRGAVLLCHPMGTAAKGFWLKHGHAELLRAAGYHVMLFDLNGFGESSSTTMDYPLDVLAAGQALQARYPDLPVALLGASMGAAMGLCALALAQHPFKAAVLESAFPTLLHFWRPYPLPRLGIQLSRLVYPAGERRLRPLHAAQRLVGRPPLLLIYGEADRHTPLADGQQLHAALTAATHCEFWQVPGADHTLAYVAQPEAYARRVLEFLDGQLGAAAGSACTAA, encoded by the coding sequence ATGAAACATACAGCCTACCGGCTCTTCAAAAAACCCTTTTTCGGGCGCTTCATGAAGCCCTGGCGCTGGCCCGAACAGGTCGATGCGGCGCGTTGGCAGCGTCTGGCGCTGACCAGCGAATCGGGGGCCAGCCTGGCCGCGCTGCTGGGCGAGGCGCACGCGGGGCAGGTGCGCGGCGCGGTGCTGCTGTGCCACCCGATGGGCACCGCGGCCAAGGGCTTCTGGCTCAAGCACGGGCATGCCGAACTGCTGCGTGCGGCCGGTTATCACGTGATGCTGTTCGATCTCAACGGCTTCGGCGAGAGCAGTTCCACCACCATGGACTACCCGCTCGACGTGCTCGCCGCCGGGCAGGCGCTGCAGGCGCGCTACCCGGACCTGCCGGTGGCGCTGCTCGGCGCCTCGATGGGGGCGGCCATGGGCCTGTGCGCCCTGGCGCTGGCGCAGCATCCGTTCAAGGCGGCGGTGCTGGAGTCGGCCTTCCCCACCCTGCTGCACTTCTGGCGGCCCTATCCGCTGCCGCGCCTGGGCATCCAGCTCAGCCGCCTGGTCTATCCGGCCGGCGAACGGCGTCTGCGTCCGTTGCATGCCGCGCAGCGCCTGGTCGGCCGCCCGCCGCTGCTGCTGATCTACGGCGAGGCGGATCGCCACACCCCGCTCGCGGACGGCCAGCAACTGCACGCGGCGCTGACCGCCGCCACCCATTGCGAGTTCTGGCAGGTACCGGGCGCCGATCATACCCTGGCCTATGTCGCCCAGCCGGAGGCCTATGCGCGGCGGGTGCTGGAGTTTCTCGATGGCCAACTGGGCGCCGCGGCAGGTTCCGCCTGCACGGCGGCGTAG
- a CDS encoding LysR substrate-binding domain-containing protein, with amino-acid sequence MNLETKWLEDFIALAATRSFSQAADKRFVTQPAFSRRIRSLEAMLGLTLVDRSCTPIELTEAGRLFLVTARSLVEQLGEVVRHLHNLEGQQGEVLSIAAAHSLTLGFFPEWIARLRREGLPLTTRLVATNVGEAVHSLREGACDLILAYYDPDAALQMDPEIFPSLHLGTTSMLPVCAVGEAGAPLFDLDGGQSVPLLAYSAGAFLGRSVNLLLRQRALRSTTVYETAMADSLKSMALQGMGVAWVPRLSVTAELGRGELAICGGEHWQIPLEIRLYRCALVRKAAVRLLWRKLEGGLAM; translated from the coding sequence ATGAATCTGGAAACCAAATGGCTGGAGGACTTCATCGCCCTGGCCGCCACCCGCAGCTTCTCCCAGGCGGCGGACAAGCGCTTCGTCACCCAGCCGGCCTTCAGCCGGCGCATCCGCAGCCTGGAGGCGATGCTCGGCCTGACCCTGGTGGATCGCTCCTGCACCCCCATCGAACTGACCGAGGCCGGGCGGCTGTTTCTGGTCACCGCGCGCAGCCTGGTCGAGCAGCTCGGCGAAGTGGTGCGTCATCTGCACAATCTGGAGGGCCAGCAGGGCGAGGTGTTGTCGATCGCCGCTGCCCACTCGCTGACCCTGGGCTTCTTCCCCGAATGGATCGCCCGCCTGCGCCGCGAAGGCCTGCCACTGACCACCCGCCTGGTGGCGACCAACGTCGGCGAGGCGGTGCACTCGCTGCGTGAAGGCGCCTGCGACCTGATCCTTGCCTACTACGACCCTGACGCTGCATTGCAGATGGACCCGGAGATCTTTCCCTCGCTGCACCTGGGCACCACCTCCATGCTGCCGGTGTGCGCGGTTGGCGAGGCCGGCGCGCCGCTGTTCGACCTCGACGGCGGGCAGAGCGTGCCTCTGCTGGCCTACAGCGCCGGTGCCTTCCTCGGTCGCTCCGTCAATCTGCTGCTGCGCCAGCGCGCCCTGCGCTCGACCACGGTGTACGAGACCGCCATGGCCGACAGCCTCAAGAGCATGGCGCTACAAGGCATGGGCGTGGCCTGGGTGCCGCGGCTGTCGGTGACGGCGGAACTGGGCCGTGGCGAGCTGGCGATCTGCGGCGGCGAACACTGGCAGATCCCGCTGGAAATCCGCCTGTACCGCTGCGCCCTGGTACGCAAGGCGGCGGTGCGCCTGCTGTGGCGCAAGCTGGAGGGTGGCCTGGCCATGTAG
- the aspA gene encoding aspartate ammonia-lyase has product MSSAASVRVEKDLLGTLEVPADAYYGIQTLRAVQNFRLSGVPLSHYPKLVIGLAMVKQASADANRELGHLSAAKHTAISTACARIIQGEFHEQFVVDMIQGGAGTSTNMNANEVIANIALEAMGHEKGQYQHLHPNNDVNMAQSTNDAYPTAIRLGLLLGHDSLLSALDKLIQSFAAKGLEFGHVLKMGRTQLQDAVPMTLGQEFRAFATTLGEDLQHLKLLAPTLLTEVNLGGTAIGTGINADPKYQALAVKRLAIISGHPLTPAADLIEATSDMGAFVLFSGMLKRTAVKLSKICNDLRLLSSGPRTGINEINLPARQPGSSIMPGKVNPVIPEAVNQVAFEVIGNDLALTMAAEGGQLQLNVMEPLIAYKIFDSIRLLTRAMDMLRELCIDGITANETRCRELMENSIGLITALNPYIGYENATRIAKVALESGRGVLELVREEQLLDEATLADILRPENMIAPRLVPLQG; this is encoded by the coding sequence ATGTCCTCTGCTGCATCTGTTCGCGTCGAAAAAGACCTGCTCGGCACCCTCGAAGTCCCCGCCGATGCCTACTACGGCATCCAGACCCTGCGCGCCGTGCAGAACTTCCGCCTGTCCGGCGTGCCGCTGTCGCATTACCCGAAACTGGTGATCGGCCTGGCCATGGTCAAGCAGGCCTCGGCCGACGCCAACCGCGAGCTGGGCCACCTGTCCGCGGCAAAGCACACGGCGATCAGCACCGCCTGCGCACGCATCATCCAGGGCGAGTTCCACGAGCAGTTCGTGGTCGACATGATCCAGGGCGGCGCCGGTACCTCGACCAACATGAATGCCAACGAGGTGATCGCCAACATCGCCCTCGAGGCCATGGGGCATGAGAAGGGCCAGTACCAGCACCTGCACCCGAACAACGACGTGAACATGGCGCAGTCGACCAACGACGCCTACCCGACCGCCATCCGTCTCGGCCTGCTGCTCGGCCACGACAGCCTGCTCAGCGCGCTGGACAAGCTGATCCAGTCCTTCGCCGCCAAGGGCCTGGAGTTCGGCCACGTGCTGAAGATGGGCCGCACCCAGCTGCAGGACGCCGTGCCGATGACCCTCGGCCAGGAATTCCGCGCCTTCGCCACCACCCTGGGCGAAGACCTGCAGCACCTGAAACTGCTGGCGCCGACCCTGCTCACTGAAGTCAACCTGGGCGGTACCGCCATCGGCACCGGTATCAACGCCGACCCGAAATACCAGGCCCTGGCGGTCAAGCGCCTGGCCATCATCAGCGGCCACCCGCTGACCCCGGCTGCCGACTTGATCGAAGCCACCAGCGACATGGGCGCCTTCGTGCTGTTCTCCGGCATGCTCAAGCGCACCGCGGTCAAGCTGTCGAAGATCTGCAACGACCTGCGCCTGCTCTCCAGCGGCCCGCGTACCGGCATCAACGAGATCAACCTGCCGGCGCGTCAGCCGGGCAGCTCGATCATGCCGGGCAAGGTCAACCCGGTGATCCCCGAGGCGGTCAACCAGGTGGCCTTCGAAGTGATCGGTAACGACCTGGCGCTGACCATGGCGGCCGAGGGCGGCCAGCTGCAGCTGAACGTGATGGAGCCGCTGATCGCCTACAAGATCTTCGACTCGATCCGCCTGCTGACCCGCGCCATGGACATGCTGCGCGAGCTGTGCATCGACGGCATCACCGCCAACGAGACGCGCTGCCGCGAACTGATGGAGAACTCCATCGGTCTGATCACCGCGCTCAACCCCTACATCGGCTACGAGAACGCCACCCGCATCGCCAAGGTCGCCCTGGAAAGCGGGCGCGGCGTACTGGAGCTGGTGCGCGAGGAGCAGCTGCTGGACGAGGCCACCCTGGCCGACATCCTGCGCCCCGAGAACATGATCGCCCCGCGCCTGGTTCCGCTGCAGGGCTGA
- a CDS encoding dicarboxylate/amino acid:cation symporter: MSQSNTASLSLLARVPLWQQILVGLVLGVVVGMLSKSLALALAPVGALFLNAIKMLIVPLVFVSLVAGITAMSDSAKLGRISVKTIAIYLITTAFAVSIGLAFGTLFSPGEGMNMVASGSEEAKQAPSLVQILVGLVPTNPVTAFAEGNILQIIVFAIALGVSMNLIGEKAAPVAKLFDSLAEVFYKLTDLVMRFAPIGVFALIAGVVASHGIEVLLPLAGVIGVIYLASIAHMLLIYGGLIGGLARLSPLRFFRGIAPALAVAFSTSSSSGTLPVSIECARKNLGVSQGVAGFVLPVGATINMDGTAIYQGVLALFIAQAFGIDLNAGQYLMIILTATLASVGTAGVPGAGLIMLGLVLTSVGLPLEGVALIAGIDRILDMARTTVNVAGDLMTTTLVGSSEKELDREIYNSDNAA, encoded by the coding sequence ATGAGTCAGAGCAATACCGCTTCCCTTTCCCTGCTTGCGCGCGTGCCGCTGTGGCAGCAGATCCTCGTCGGCCTGGTGCTCGGCGTGGTGGTCGGCATGCTGTCCAAGAGCCTCGCCCTGGCGCTGGCGCCGGTCGGCGCGCTGTTCCTCAACGCGATCAAGATGCTGATCGTGCCGCTGGTGTTCGTCTCCCTGGTGGCGGGCATCACAGCCATGAGCGACAGCGCCAAGCTCGGCCGCATCAGCGTCAAGACCATCGCCATCTACCTGATCACCACCGCCTTCGCGGTGAGCATCGGCCTGGCCTTCGGCACCCTGTTCAGCCCCGGTGAGGGCATGAACATGGTCGCCAGCGGCAGCGAAGAGGCCAAGCAGGCGCCCTCGCTGGTGCAGATCCTGGTGGGGCTGGTGCCGACCAACCCGGTGACGGCCTTCGCCGAAGGCAACATCCTGCAGATCATCGTCTTCGCCATCGCCCTGGGCGTGAGCATGAACCTGATCGGCGAGAAGGCCGCGCCGGTGGCCAAGCTGTTCGACAGCCTGGCCGAGGTGTTCTACAAGCTCACCGACCTGGTGATGCGCTTCGCCCCCATCGGCGTGTTCGCGCTTATTGCCGGCGTGGTCGCTTCCCACGGCATCGAGGTATTGCTGCCGCTGGCCGGGGTGATCGGGGTGATCTACCTGGCCAGCATCGCCCACATGCTGCTGATCTACGGCGGCCTGATCGGCGGCCTGGCGCGCCTCAGCCCGCTGCGTTTCTTCCGCGGCATCGCCCCGGCGCTGGCGGTGGCCTTCAGTACCTCGAGCAGCTCCGGCACCCTGCCGGTGTCCATCGAGTGTGCGCGCAAGAACCTCGGCGTGTCGCAGGGCGTGGCTGGCTTCGTGTTACCGGTGGGCGCCACCATCAACATGGACGGCACCGCCATCTACCAGGGCGTGCTGGCGCTGTTCATCGCCCAGGCCTTCGGCATCGACCTGAATGCCGGCCAGTACCTGATGATCATCCTCACCGCCACCCTGGCTTCGGTCGGCACCGCCGGCGTACCCGGCGCCGGCCTGATCATGCTCGGCCTGGTGCTGACCTCGGTCGGCCTGCCGCTGGAAGGCGTGGCGCTGATCGCCGGTATCGACCGCATCCTCGACATGGCGCGCACCACGGTGAACGTCGCCGGTGACCTGATGACCACCACCCTGGTGGGCAGCAGCGAGAAGGAGCTGGATCGCGAGATCTACAACAGCGACAACGCTGCCTGA
- a CDS encoding PLP-dependent aminotransferase family protein has translation MKRSPALPFDLSGIHLQPGQGLARQLYQTLRERILDGRLAGGTRLPASRELAALLGISRNTVTRALDQLYAEGYVNGRVGDGTYVAELMRHRPAPVAAVAPAAASPALQLLQSHHLAMPAAGAPRAFRIGVPAFDLFPFATWSRLQARFWRKPSLARLGYGDPAGDLQLRELIAAYLRNSRGLTCEAQQVLITCGSQQAISLCAQLLIQPGERVAIENPGYRAAGHAFAVAGAQLCGVAVDGEGLDVDALQRVNECRLAYVTPAHQYPTGVTLSLPRRLALLEWAKRVNGWIIEDDYDGEYRYSGTPLAPLAALDEQQRVIYIGTFGKLAFPALRLGYLVLPPALAESFARRQALEIRHSEVGTQAVMAEFIAAGHFQRHVRRMRQAARSRRDALIEAWPQAIPGCSPLPAVEAGLHLSIRVESLARERELIGSARAAGIEMNPLSGYWLPGSETAEDARAGLVLGFAAVPEAQIVEAVQTLRQAWGL, from the coding sequence ATGAAACGCTCGCCCGCCTTGCCCTTCGACCTTTCCGGCATTCATCTGCAGCCCGGCCAGGGGCTGGCGCGCCAGCTCTACCAGACCTTGCGAGAGCGCATCCTCGACGGTCGCCTGGCCGGAGGCACGCGCCTGCCGGCCAGCCGTGAGCTGGCCGCGCTGCTTGGTATCTCGCGCAATACCGTGACCCGCGCGCTGGACCAGCTGTATGCCGAGGGCTACGTGAACGGGCGGGTCGGCGATGGCACCTACGTCGCCGAGCTGATGCGCCACCGGCCTGCCCCGGTGGCAGCCGTCGCCCCGGCAGCGGCCAGCCCGGCACTGCAGTTGTTGCAGAGCCATCACCTGGCGATGCCCGCCGCGGGCGCACCGCGCGCCTTTCGTATCGGCGTGCCGGCTTTCGACCTGTTCCCCTTCGCGACCTGGTCACGTCTGCAGGCGCGCTTCTGGCGCAAACCCTCGCTGGCACGGCTGGGCTATGGCGACCCCGCTGGCGACCTGCAGCTGCGCGAATTGATCGCCGCCTACCTGCGCAACAGCCGCGGCCTGACCTGCGAGGCGCAGCAGGTACTGATCACCTGTGGCTCGCAGCAGGCCATCAGCCTCTGCGCGCAGTTGCTGATTCAACCGGGCGAGCGCGTGGCCATCGAAAACCCCGGCTACCGCGCGGCGGGCCATGCCTTCGCGGTGGCCGGCGCGCAGCTGTGCGGCGTGGCGGTAGACGGCGAAGGCCTGGACGTCGACGCCCTGCAGCGCGTGAACGAGTGCCGGCTGGCCTATGTCACGCCCGCGCATCAGTACCCCACCGGCGTCACCCTGTCGCTACCCAGGCGCCTGGCCTTGCTGGAGTGGGCCAAGCGCGTCAACGGCTGGATCATCGAGGACGATTACGACGGCGAGTACCGCTACAGCGGTACACCACTCGCGCCACTGGCAGCGCTGGACGAGCAGCAGCGGGTGATCTACATCGGCACCTTCGGCAAGCTCGCCTTCCCGGCGCTGCGCCTGGGGTATCTGGTGCTGCCGCCGGCGCTGGCCGAGAGCTTCGCGAGGCGCCAGGCGCTGGAGATACGCCACTCGGAGGTCGGCACCCAGGCGGTGATGGCCGAGTTCATCGCCGCCGGGCACTTCCAGCGCCATGTGCGGCGCATGCGTCAGGCTGCGCGCAGCCGCCGCGACGCGCTGATCGAGGCCTGGCCGCAGGCGATTCCCGGATGCTCACCGTTGCCGGCGGTTGAGGCCGGCCTGCACCTGAGCATCAGGGTCGAGAGCCTGGCCCGTGAGCGTGAGCTGATCGGCTCCGCACGCGCAGCCGGCATCGAGATGAACCCCTTGAGCGGTTACTGGCTACCCGGCAGCGAAACAGCCGAGGACGCCCGCGCCGGGCTGGTGCTGGGTTTTGCGGCAGTGCCCGAGGCGCAGATCGTCGAGGCGGTGCAGACGCTACGCCAGGCGTGGGGGCTGTAA
- a CDS encoding FMN-binding negative transcriptional regulator, whose product MYCPAAFRQDDLPTLHAQIHASGLAIVTSSGAQGLQASHLPLLLEPGEGEFGTLYGHFARANGHWRDLAAGAEALVVFSGADAYVHPGWYPAKAEHGKVVPTWNYIAVHAWGQAEVFDEPERLLELVSRLSERHEQGRPQPWAVSDAPRDYIDSMLRAIVGFALPIRRLEGKWKLSQNRSSNDQAGVRTGLATSNNPRDHELAARMNPTD is encoded by the coding sequence ATGTATTGCCCCGCCGCCTTTCGCCAGGACGATCTGCCCACCCTGCACGCGCAGATCCACGCCAGCGGCCTGGCCATCGTGACCAGCAGCGGTGCGCAGGGCCTGCAGGCCAGCCATCTGCCGTTGCTGCTCGAGCCTGGCGAAGGCGAGTTCGGCACCCTGTACGGCCACTTCGCCCGCGCCAATGGGCACTGGCGCGACCTGGCCGCTGGCGCCGAGGCGCTGGTGGTGTTCAGCGGAGCGGACGCCTACGTGCATCCCGGCTGGTATCCGGCCAAGGCCGAGCACGGCAAGGTGGTGCCGACCTGGAATTACATCGCCGTGCATGCCTGGGGCCAGGCCGAGGTGTTCGACGAACCCGAGCGCCTGCTCGAGCTGGTCAGCCGTCTCAGCGAGCGCCACGAACAAGGGCGCCCGCAGCCCTGGGCGGTCAGCGATGCGCCGCGCGACTACATCGACAGCATGCTGCGCGCCATCGTCGGCTTCGCCCTGCCGATTCGCCGACTCGAAGGCAAATGGAAGCTCAGCCAGAACCGTTCGAGCAACGACCAGGCCGGCGTGCGTACCGGCCTGGCAACGTCCAACAACCCGCGCGACCACGAACTGGCGGCACGGATGAATCCCACCGACTGA
- a CDS encoding GNAT family N-acetyltransferase, translating to MLDIRPITAADHAAWLPLWQAYQRFYQAEIPAETSALTWQRFLDPAEPMHAALAWQDGEAVGLVHFIYHRSCWTSGDYCYLQDLFVAEHIRGGGVGRALIEHVYAEARAAGASRVHWLTQESNYQGRMLYDRIGDRSGFIQYRKLF from the coding sequence ATGCTCGATATCCGCCCCATCACCGCTGCCGATCACGCCGCCTGGCTGCCGCTCTGGCAGGCTTACCAGCGTTTCTACCAGGCCGAAATTCCAGCCGAGACCAGCGCCCTCACCTGGCAGCGCTTTCTCGACCCGGCCGAGCCGATGCACGCCGCCCTGGCCTGGCAGGACGGCGAGGCGGTCGGCCTGGTGCACTTCATCTACCACCGCAGTTGCTGGACGAGTGGTGACTACTGCTACCTGCAGGATCTGTTCGTCGCCGAGCACATTCGCGGCGGCGGCGTAGGCCGCGCACTGATCGAGCATGTCTACGCCGAGGCGCGCGCTGCTGGTGCCAGCCGCGTGCATTGGCTGACCCAGGAAAGCAACTACCAGGGGCGTATGCTCTACGACCGTATCGGTGACCGCTCCGGTTTCATCCAGTACAGGAAGCTCTTCTGA
- a CDS encoding GNAT family N-acetyltransferase, whose amino-acid sequence MTRDLAHWQPRPTPDQRVLQGRFVRLEALDVTRHGDDLWRALQGPDPALWDYLPYGPFTERGVFDTWLAGNAQSHDPLFYAVVDLASGRALGLFSYLRITAQDGSIEIGHVAFGAPMQRTPDATEAVYLLARHAFDDLGYRRLEWKCDAANARSLRAAERFGFTREGLFRQHMVRKGRNRDTAWFSIIDGEWPACREAFARWLAEENFDEAGRQKQRLEALRG is encoded by the coding sequence ATGACGCGTGATCTTGCTCATTGGCAACCCCGTCCAACCCCGGACCAGCGCGTGCTGCAGGGCCGTTTCGTGCGTCTCGAAGCACTCGATGTCACGCGGCATGGTGATGATCTGTGGCGCGCGCTGCAGGGGCCGGACCCGGCGCTTTGGGATTATCTGCCCTACGGCCCCTTCACCGAGCGAGGCGTCTTCGATACCTGGCTGGCCGGCAATGCGCAGAGCCATGACCCGCTGTTCTATGCGGTGGTCGACCTGGCCAGCGGCCGCGCCCTGGGGCTGTTCAGCTACCTGCGTATCACCGCGCAGGACGGCAGCATCGAAATCGGCCACGTCGCCTTCGGCGCGCCGATGCAGCGCACCCCGGACGCGACCGAGGCGGTCTATCTGCTGGCGCGCCACGCCTTCGACGATCTCGGCTATCGCCGCCTGGAATGGAAGTGCGACGCGGCCAATGCCCGCTCGCTGCGCGCCGCCGAGCGCTTCGGCTTCACCCGGGAAGGGCTGTTCCGTCAGCACATGGTGCGCAAGGGCCGCAACCGTGACACGGCCTGGTTCTCCATCATCGACGGGGAATGGCCGGCATGCCGCGAGGCCTTCGCGCGCTGGCTAGCTGAGGAAAACTTCGATGAGGCGGGGCGGCAGAAGCAGCGCCTGGAGGCGCTGCGGGGGTAA
- a CDS encoding helix-turn-helix domain-containing protein — translation MSDSLGSNLKLLCSHYRSIAEVCRKLSINRAQFNRYLAGQSRPTAHNLKRICDFFGVEPFELSMPAEQFARLIGARSGDTQVQGGSDPLLELFDPLRQQASPMGRYCGYYFEYSNCMSVPGHVLLSLVHLREERGNYLFERQERQERQEHTRGGAEDWVRCRYLGAAFFLQDRLFLVDYESLTGNEISQTILIPSFKSRITRLNGIKTGVSSGDRRTPACTRVVWQYLGNEINRVNAYRQLMLYAPDDARIDDDIRQRLGGAQLRDGLFEME, via the coding sequence ATGTCCGATTCCCTCGGCAGCAACCTCAAACTGCTGTGCAGCCATTACCGCTCGATTGCCGAGGTCTGCCGCAAGCTCTCGATCAACCGCGCGCAGTTCAATCGCTACCTGGCCGGGCAGAGCCGACCCACCGCGCACAACCTCAAACGCATCTGCGACTTCTTCGGCGTCGAACCCTTCGAACTGAGCATGCCGGCCGAGCAGTTCGCCCGCCTGATCGGCGCCCGCAGCGGCGATACGCAGGTGCAAGGCGGCAGCGATCCGCTGCTGGAGCTGTTCGACCCGCTGCGCCAGCAGGCCAGCCCCATGGGGCGCTACTGCGGCTACTACTTCGAGTACTCCAACTGCATGTCGGTTCCGGGCCACGTCCTGCTGTCGCTGGTGCACCTGCGCGAGGAGCGCGGCAACTACCTGTTCGAGCGTCAGGAACGCCAGGAGCGCCAGGAACACACCCGCGGCGGCGCCGAGGACTGGGTGCGCTGCCGCTATCTGGGCGCGGCCTTCTTCCTGCAGGACCGCCTGTTTCTGGTGGACTACGAGTCGCTGACCGGCAACGAGATCAGCCAGACCATCCTCATCCCCAGCTTCAAGAGCCGCATCACACGACTCAACGGCATCAAGACCGGCGTTTCCAGCGGCGACCGGCGCACGCCGGCCTGCACCCGCGTGGTCTGGCAGTACCTGGGCAACGAGATCAACCGGGTCAACGCCTACCGCCAGCTGATGCTCTACGCGCCGGACGATGCGCGTATCGACGACGACATCCGCCAGCGCCTGGGCGGCGCGCAGCTGCGTGACGGATTGTTCGAGATGGAGTAG
- a CDS encoding alanine/glycine:cation symporter family protein — MLDLLNDLIWSKLLIVMLIGLGLYFSIASRFVQFRYFGNMFRIFREAFQRQPGQLSSFQALMLSVAGRVGAGNIAGVSVAIMLGGPGAIFWMWVVALVGMATSYFECSLAQLYKRREADGGYRGGPAFYIQHGLGQRWLGILVSILLLVTFGFGFNAVQSFTVASSLHDTFGVPTLASGIALTVVIGLIIFGGIKRIAQFADVLVPVMAFSYIGMAVLVIGMNISEVPATFALIVKSAFGLEPAFAGGIGAAIIMGVKRGLFSNEAGLGSAPNVAAVAEVKHPVAQGIVQSLSVFIDTLILCSCTALIILLSGVYQPGMEQAGVVLTQSAVAAVVGEWGRVFISLALLLFVFTTLIYNYYLGENALGFFSQKRGPVMIYRVLVVGLVLWGSVQDLGTVFAFADVTMGLLAIANLIALALLFKVGLRLMRDYDSQIKAGVDSPVFDAKQFADLDLDPSVWGAQASKPVADQAEIGDRVHQR; from the coding sequence ATGCTCGATCTTCTCAATGACCTTATCTGGAGCAAGCTGCTGATCGTGATGCTGATCGGTCTCGGTCTGTACTTCAGCATCGCCTCGCGCTTCGTGCAGTTCCGCTATTTCGGCAACATGTTCCGCATCTTCCGCGAAGCCTTCCAGCGTCAGCCCGGTCAGCTCAGCTCGTTCCAGGCCCTGATGCTGTCGGTGGCCGGCCGCGTCGGTGCCGGCAACATCGCCGGCGTATCGGTGGCCATCATGCTCGGTGGCCCGGGCGCGATCTTCTGGATGTGGGTGGTGGCGCTGGTTGGCATGGCCACCAGCTACTTCGAGTGCTCCCTGGCGCAGCTGTACAAGCGCCGCGAAGCCGACGGCGGCTACCGCGGCGGCCCGGCGTTCTACATTCAGCATGGCCTCGGTCAGCGCTGGTTGGGCATCCTCGTGTCGATCCTGCTGCTGGTGACCTTCGGCTTCGGCTTCAACGCCGTGCAGTCCTTCACCGTGGCCAGCTCGCTGCACGACACCTTCGGCGTCCCGACCCTGGCCAGCGGCATTGCCCTGACCGTGGTGATCGGTTTGATCATCTTCGGCGGCATCAAGCGCATCGCCCAGTTCGCCGACGTGCTGGTACCGGTCATGGCCTTCTCCTACATCGGCATGGCCGTGCTGGTGATCGGCATGAACATCAGCGAAGTGCCGGCCACCTTCGCCCTGATCGTCAAGAGCGCCTTCGGCCTCGAGCCGGCCTTCGCCGGCGGCATCGGTGCGGCCATCATCATGGGGGTCAAGCGCGGCCTGTTCTCCAACGAGGCCGGCCTGGGCAGCGCGCCCAACGTGGCCGCCGTCGCCGAGGTCAAGCACCCGGTCGCGCAGGGCATCGTGCAGTCGCTCAGCGTGTTCATCGACACCCTGATCCTGTGCAGCTGCACCGCGCTGATCATCCTGCTGTCCGGCGTCTATCAGCCGGGCATGGAGCAGGCCGGTGTGGTCCTGACCCAGAGCGCCGTGGCCGCCGTGGTCGGTGAGTGGGGCCGGGTGTTCATCAGCCTGGCGCTGCTGCTGTTCGTCTTCACCACCCTGATCTACAACTACTACCTCGGCGAGAACGCCCTGGGCTTCTTCAGCCAGAAGCGCGGCCCGGTGATGATCTACCGCGTGCTGGTGGTCGGTCTGGTGCTGTGGGGTTCGGTGCAGGATCTGGGCACCGTGTTCGCCTTCGCCGACGTGACCATGGGCCTGCTGGCCATCGCCAACCTCATCGCCCTGGCGCTGCTGTTCAAGGTGGGCCTGCGCCTGATGCGCGACTACGATAGCCAGATCAAGGCTGGCGTGGACTCGCCGGTGTTCGACGCCAAGCAGTTCGCCGATCTGGACCTCGACCCCAGCGTCTGGGGCGCCCAGGCGAGCAAGCCGGTGGCGGATCAGGCCGAGATCGGCGACCGCGTGCACCAGCGTTGA